The proteins below come from a single Fusobacterium nucleatum genomic window:
- a CDS encoding ABC transporter ATP-binding protein codes for MKEILSIRNLNKTFESGFKLKNINFDIKEGEVVSLIGESGSGKTSISKIIVGLLKAEGQILFKGMNILKYPKKINGKIQMIFQSPYSSLNPKYKIKDIILEGVIYQKVLKKEENIDEYLLNILNDVGLDKEILNKYPHELSGGQRQRVGIARTVAVKPDLIIADEILTALDALTQIQILELFQKLKENKKISYLFISHDINVVKKISDRLLIIKDGEIIESGTKEKIFSKPEKEYTKKLIEISGIR; via the coding sequence AAATTTGAATAAAACTTTTGAAAGTGGTTTTAAATTAAAAAATATTAATTTTGATATAAAAGAGGGAGAAGTTGTTAGTCTTATTGGAGAATCTGGAAGTGGAAAAACAAGTATATCTAAAATAATAGTTGGTTTATTAAAAGCAGAGGGGCAGATATTATTTAAAGGAATGAATATTTTAAAGTACCCTAAAAAGATAAATGGAAAGATACAAATGATTTTTCAAAGCCCATATAGCAGTTTGAATCCTAAATATAAAATAAAAGATATAATTTTAGAAGGAGTAATTTATCAAAAAGTCTTAAAAAAAGAAGAAAATATTGATGAATATCTACTTAATATACTAAATGATGTAGGTTTGGATAAAGAAATTTTAAATAAATATCCACACGAATTATCTGGGGGACAAAGACAGAGAGTTGGGATAGCCAGAACAGTAGCAGTTAAACCAGATTTAATAATAGCAGATGAAATCTTAACAGCTCTTGATGCTTTAACACAAATTCAAATTTTAGAACTTTTTCAAAAATTAAAAGAAAATAAAAAGATATCATATTTGTTTATAAGTCACGATATAAATGTTGTGAAAAAAATTTCTGATAGACTTTTAATAATAAAAGATGGTGAAATAATTGAAAGTGGAACTAAAGAAAAAATTTTTTCTAAACCTGAAAAAGAGTATACAAAAAAATTGATAGAGATATCTGGGATAAGATAA
- the rpsJ gene encoding 30S ribosomal protein S10: MASNKLRIYLKAYDHTLLDESAKRIAESAKKSGAVVAGPMPLPTKIRKYTVLRSVHVNKDSREQFEMRVHRRMIELLNSTDKAISSLTSVHLPAGVGIEIKQV, translated from the coding sequence ATGGCTTCTAACAAATTAAGAATCTATTTAAAAGCATATGATCACACTCTATTAGATGAATCAGCAAAAAGAATAGCTGAATCTGCTAAAAAAAGTGGAGCAGTAGTAGCAGGTCCAATGCCTTTACCTACTAAAATTAGAAAATATACTGTTTTAAGATCAGTGCATGTTAATAAAGATTCAAGAGAGCAATTTGAAATGAGAGTGCACAGAAGAATGATAGAATTACTAAATTCTACCGATAAGGCTATTAGTTCGTTAACATCAGTTCACTTACCAGCTGGTGTAGGGATAGAAATTAAACAAGTTTAA